DNA from Musa acuminata AAA Group cultivar baxijiao chromosome BXJ1-5, Cavendish_Baxijiao_AAA, whole genome shotgun sequence:
ATGCTCTTCTATGTGTAAATACCATTTTGTAAATAACGGATGCTTGTCTGCAAACACTTTATGAAGAAAAAACTTAAATCATGACAAGTGTTATATGAGACATGAAAGTACATTTATAACCAATAGCAGATTTATAAATCTTCTTGGTTGATGGGTCAATCATCTCTTAGTATTTAAGTACAATTTCCTAGGTTCTAATTTCTGGCCGAGCAAGGGTGCTTGTTGGATGCTAGTACTACATCCTGGTTTACTGAGCCAAGCCAACATTTGTACTGCCTCATCTGCTGATAGTACAAATAAAAGAGAGGTGAAAAAAAAAGGACTCTGGATGCAtacttttaattttatttattacttGTTAGAAAATAGTGCTGATTCTACTAGGTTGCTTTCCTCTCTCGCCATATTTGTTCAGTTGGAAGAGTGGCATCATGAAGGCACCCTGTTTTTCGTTCTTGTATATATTCagatatatctatttatttatttaatagttgGAAAAGGATTATGACCGACAAATAAAATGGTACATACTGATGCATGAACAACTCTGATCATCATGCACTTAAAATTATATTGTTTCAGTGACGATCTAGGAAGTACCTTTGTTGGATACTTGGCTCATTTGACACTGACCAAAAGCTAGTGTGTGAATTCCCAAACATTGAGTAtagtttttactttttttttgtttcttttaaattttttctagCTGTTTTCAGAATTTGTTTGAATATAATGTTTAGCTAACTACGCTTATTGAACCCAAAAGTCATAGTTATGGTTGTTATATTGCTTGTACGAGTTGAAACACTACAATATGTCTAAAAGTAAGGTATAATGACTCAAAACACCTATAATTCTTTAATATCATCCGGCACCTCCTTTGCCAATGCAAGAAAACTTTGGCAGTTTGAATTGATTAATAATATCATCATTCGTTGATCTTGAGCTTTAGTAGTTTGCAACATGTTTGCATCCAGGGATGGGAAGTGATTATCATAaaaatagaaattaagaaaacttagAACACTTAAATCCTATGTTGACAAATGGACAGTTTGTAATTGGTATGTTGTATTAGATTCAACAAGCATCATTTTAAAGTATACGAATGGTAAAGGGAGTATCCCTTTTTTCTTGTAATAAATAGTAATTTTATAAATTGTGTttttctttgtaataatttgcTTAGATGCAACTCTAGGCTATTCCACTCTCACAACTCTATGTAGAGATCTTCATGATCTGAATGTATGTTTATGCATGACTATTGTGCCTCCCTCCAGTAAAAAGGCAACACAGATTGCCTTGCAGCAATTTCACTAGTTAATGAGATGCGTTTTCCTAAAGATTTTAAAATAAAGAGATTATTCAAAGGAACATATAtgtctaaaaaaataatttagtacTTTGAAGCTTTGAAGTGACTAATaccttttttgtttgatttatgtGCAAATTGGGTTTCCTTATTTCCCTTCCCAAATTCTATGGTTTCAATAACTCTTCTCTTTTTTAAACAGATTCACATCCTGACTCGGTGCTTTTCAGCTCTGGAATCGCAGAGAAGTGCATGAGAAATGAGAAAATATTGGAGTTTCTTTGGTCTGGATCAAACATTGTAGAAGGCGAAGGCCTAGATGTTTCTTTACTTTCAGAAGTCATGGGGTTTCATGATATGACTATTGACATGTTGCCTTCACCCCATGTAACTGTGAATGGCAAGTCTTCCGTATATGAGGCTGAAATGGATGATTCTCAGCATCCTCTACATATACAAAGACAGATTTATGCCCCAGAGCATAAGCTGGGTTTTGTTGGGAATTCCTCTGATACTAAATATTTCACAGTACATCCAAATGGCACACTTTTGTTTGCATGCAGTGCAACTCAAATGGAatatctaataccaactgttccaGAGTTTGATCTTCCGAAAAGAACAATAATTGGCAGTAAGCAATCATTGCTAGTCCCATTCTTCACAAGGTAGGCCTTCCTTTTATCATTCGAAAAATTCTTGATCAGATCTACTTTTAACTCATTTATGATAATTACTTTATGTTGACTTAACAGTATTTTTTGTTTACTAAACATGTTAAGATTTAGATTCTTGTATTTCGAATATCATTTGGTTGTTTTGTTCTGTTTATAAACATGTCTACTTATTCGTTAAGCATCATTTTTTATTGGTTCCCCTCCCTCCTCCTGAATCAACTCTGCTCACAAACAAACTGAATTTACGTTGCCCAAAAGCTACATAAATTTCTGGTCACAGCGCTAAAACTTGCTACACAATGTGAAAATGTTGTTCAGGATTCATTATTGACAGATTGGCTTATTTTTCCACGACAGATGCTCAGCATCAAGGATAACGTTAACTATGTTACCAATGTTGTAGTTTAACTATGTTATTAATATTGTAATTTTTTGTGAGGTCACAAGAATTGGACCTTGTTGAAGATAGGAACCAGAACTTGGGGCTGATTGGATTCTCAAATAAGAATGCTCAGAACCAACCTGGTTATCGTCGACCGAAATTAGCCAACCTTTGTGGTGGTTTTTAGCTTTGTCAAGTAAACActataaacaaaagaaaaagaaggaataggATCGGAAATACACATGATAATAATAGACTAGAAAATCACTAAAACGGATAAAAATAttaggaagcaaaaaaaaaataaaaaagaggtgTTTACATGAAGACTACTGAGTTGCTATTCCTTAATGTTgcgataatgatttatttatgtcctTTTTAAAATAACTATTTCTCATGCGATGTGCATCTGCTTTACGTACAGAAGGGGTCATGGACGCTCACAATCTCACAGACAGGTGGCTTCCCCAACAGTTGCTCCTCTGAAGAGGTATACCCTAATATATGGATCCAAGGTTATGTTAGTGCATACATAATTTTTATAATGCACATTTTACGTCCTTTTTACATACCTAATCTTTCTGTGTGTTCAGCCCTGATATGAAGCTGAAAATGTTgcctaagaagaaaaaaaacaaaagaatagGAAGAGAGCGTGACCTTTACCAGAGGAACTATTTTCATGCCTGTGAAAGCCTTCTTTCTGTTATTCTAGACAAAGGGGGCAGCACAAGAGTCCTCTCGCTTAAGAAATCAGGTGCTGAGATTAGCCAATTACTCACCCAATTTTCTGCCGGGATTGCTGGTACTGGCCTTGCTGTTATATTCTCTGTTGTGTACAAACTTGCATGTGGAAGGGTGCCTTTGTGTGCCACCAGGCTGTTGAACActggatttggatttgggttgTTTTGGCTTTCATCGGCCATCATTGGGTTGAGAGACACAATTATTTATATTAGTAAACACTCCGGCAAGCTGAatctcaaggaggaggatatcacAAGCAAGCTTAGGAGAAGCATGAATGATATTCTCTTCAGAGCTGCTACACTGGTGGCTGTGACAGTACTGAGATTTGCATAATTTTCGTGGTTGTCGGCTCAGACGTATCGGATTGCCAGGATCATCGAATGAATCTAATTTTTGTCGGTCCAAAAGTTCTACTGATGTAATACTTTGTAAAATTATGTTAATGATGCATGAAAAAAATTTTGTTGCTTCACTTGGAATGTTTTTCACAGGGATTTATCGTAAAGATTATTATGCCTAtattatgttgatttagatggggTATTGTGCGATACTTCTAAGACGACTATAATTCATTTATGAGAATACGACTCTCCGTAACCAATATCTTTGCAACTAAGATAATCGACTTCTTTATTACATAAGTTGGTTATTATTTTTGCAACACAAAGTATTTAATTTATGTCGCATTTATTAAAATATTCTCTGCTGATATAAAAACTCTCATCCTACAATTACTAGATGTTCCAATCATGCATTGTATCATCATTTCCTTACTTGCAATACATGTATGCTTGGTTTATGTATCAAGAAACAGCTTTCCCTATCCTACTCTCTTTTCCTCGACTTCTCCCAAAGATTTAGGACAGACATTGCCACactcaaaagaaacaaaacaagGGGGTTTCTTTAAAGACTCCTTTGCTAGACCTCACAACAGCTCATCACTTATGGCTCCTCTCTCAAGGAAACACATCCCTTCCCTTGAGACCTAAACCCAAGTAACATAAACATGGAAAGGTGCCACCCACTGCAGTGGAGTCCAAACTGGAAAGCTCCATTTCAAGCACTTGACTGAATCAAGCGGCATTCAGTTTAGGAGTGACATGACAGCAGCAATGGTTTCTTGGAAGCATGTAACCAAGCAACCATCCCCATCTTTCTCCTCACTGGCTCATATGGTTCCTGTGATTCTTAAGCTAAGTCTATGTTGTCATTGACCTCATCATCTATGGAGAGCGGCCTAGTTGACTAGTTAAGCAAAATGACAACTCTGTAAAATCTCCCAGTATTTATACTTCTGTTCAACGTTCCAAGTATCGATGTCCATTGACACAATGTACACATTTACTTTAGCTGAAAAGTCAACTCCTACAAGCAGAGGGGATCATCCAATGCCACAAGCTTCACTCTTCTTGCTCTCCAACTAGGCCAAGAAACACTTGCCCCCCAAGTTCATCCAGCTCTCATCTCTTGCTGAATTGTCCTTACAGTTCTTGGTGTATACCTCATCCTCGCATACCAAACCATCCTTGTTTCTGCTTGCTTTATGGAGAATCAGTTAGTTTCCAGCCAAATCCATGCAAAGTtggccttcttcttccttcctcctaccTCTCTCTGTAATGCTGTCAATCTTATTCCCATAAAAGCCGCCATCTTCTTCTCAATCGAGCCATGTTCGATCGGAGTTTGCTCTACGATTCTGTACTTCGAAGGCACGGAGCTCTCTTAGTCGTCTTCCCATGGAGCAATCAGGAGATGGCGAGCCGAGTGTCCGACTGCATATCGTCGAGCAATCCATGAGTGCAAGCGTCAAGCTCGCTGATAATTACAGCTCGGCGTTCTTCGAGCCCCAGAGAGAGACGAACGATCCACCGAAGAGCGTCGATGGCGATCCCGACTTGAGTGGCCTATGCAGAGACAGTGGCGACGTTGGAGCCCCGGAGAAGAAGCTGACGCTCTTCGCGCTCCGGCTTGCCATTCTCGAGAAGGCCGCCAGCGGCCTCGGCACCTTGGGCTTCATCTGGGCGACCGTCGTCCTGCTCGGCGGCTTCGCCATCGCGCTGGGAAAGAAAGACTTCTGGTTCATCACCATCATCCTCCTCATCGAAGGAGCCCGTATCTTTAGCCGGAGCCACGAGCTGGAGTGGCAGCACCAGGCCACCTGGTCGCTCACCGAGGCCGGGCGGTTGAGCTTTCGAGCCCTGAAGTCCAGCTCTCGCCTCCTCTTCCGATCTCTCAAGCTCATCTTCCGGCCATTCTCGATCCACACCACGAGAATCCCGAGCAGCGTCGAAATGGCCAGCGACCCGACGTCGAAAGACCCGCCGCCGCGGACGTGGCACACATCCGACGTTCCCCTCCTCCCATTCTCCGGCTGGGTCTTCCTCACCCGGAACGTCAGCCGAGTCCTCTACTGGCTGCAGCTGCTCGCCGCCTCCGCCTGCGTCTCGCTCTCGCTCATGCGGCTGGTGGATCAGGACTTCGGCCAGCTGCGCCCGGACGACCCCGACAAGAAGAACCGCAAGGCAGCACTCGACATCTTCTACAGCCTGGCGCTGGCGGAAGCGCTCCTGTTCCTGGCCGAGAAGGCATACTGGGAGTGGAAGGTGAGCTACCGCCTGCTGCTCGAGGAGGTCAACAGGGAGTGCCACTTCGGCGACGCCGGCATGGTGTCCATCAAGAGGTTCTTCTACGACGCCTACTCCAAGTGCGTCGAGGGAAGCATCTTCGACGGGCTCAAGATGGACCTCGTCACCTTCGCGGAGGAGCTCCTCGGCTCGAGCTCCCGCGACGAGCAGCTCATCGGCGCTCGCATCCTGCTCAAGTTCTCCACCAGCCACCGCTTCGCCGACGCCACCTTGCGCAAGATTGGCACGTCGACCCCGGTCATCGAGAGGCTCATCGAGATGCTGAACTGGAAGAACCCGGCCGAGGAGGAGATCAGGAGGTCGGCGGCGGTCATCGTCTCGAAGCTCGCCGGAAAGAAGCAGAACGCGCTCCGCGTGGCGGGAATATCCGGAGTCATGGAATCAATCTCTTCGTTGCTGTACACAGGCCAGAGCAACTCGAATTCGGGGCCTGACGAGGCATCGCACCTGtgcggcgccgccgccgccgctgccgaccACGCAAACTACGGGTTCTCCGTGTTCAACCTATTAGGCTTGCTGATACTTAAGAAGCTTGCCAAGGACCACGACAACTGCGGGAAGATCGGCAACACCAGAGGTCTATTAGCCAAGATCATAGGCTTCACCAGCGACGGGGAGACGCTGGGGAGGAGGGAAAGCGCAACGGAGTCTCAAGTCAAGGCAGTGAAGCGGTCACTGCAGGTGGTGAAGATGCTTGCAAGCACGACAGGGCAGACAGGGAAGCTGCTCCGGCAGGAGATATCGGAGATCGTATTCACAGTCAGCAATATCAGGGGGATCCTGCAGTACGGGGAGAACCACACGGTGATTCAGAAGCTCGGGATCGAGATCCTGACGAGTCTTGCGATGGACGAAGAGGCGAGGGAGAGGATTGGCGTCACCGGCGGGATGATCAAAGAGCTGCTGAGGATCTTCTTCATGCAGCAGCAGAATGCCGTGAAGGTGGAAGCAGGGGAGGCTCTGGCGATGCTGGCACTGGATAGCAAGGCCAATTGCTGCAGGATTCTGAAGGAGATGAACGTGGTGGGGAGGCTCGCGGAAGCATTGCACGATCCGGTGCTTCGCATCAACGCCTCGAGGATCCTCCGCAACCTGTGCAAGCATGCAGGGCACGAATACCTGTTCTGCTTGAGAGGAGTCACTGCCGCCATTGGCACAGTAAGCCCCACTCAAGAAAGCTTCAGTGATCTACACCCAATACTATTTGGTCTCACCGTCTCACTGCGCCATGCAGGTCGTGAAGGCAATCACAACAGCAGAGGTGAAACTGCTGGAAGTATCCCTCGGCCTTGCAGCACAAGTCCTCAGATTCATGGATGCCGAAGAATTCGCCATGCAAATGGAGCAACTCGGAATCAGGGAGGAGGAATTTGCAGAGACACTGGTGCGAGTACTGCAGAGGTACCACTACCCATCCGTAAAGGTGCCGAGAATGAGGAGGTTCGTGATAGAGATCGCGATGTGGATGATGAACTGTGACACCAAGTGCATTAGGGTTTTCAGTGATCTGGGAATGGAGAAGGAGCTTGAGAGCGTCTCAGAAACCACATCGGAGCTGGAATGCTTCAATGTATTCTCTGGTAGTGTGGGACTGAGCCGGCACGGCACACCACTCTGCTCTCTCGTGGACGCTGCATTGGAGTTGATGGCTACGAGCTCTGCAGCGATGTGAGGTTAATGATGAGAGTTGTATGCGTTATAGAATAATCAAATATTAAAGGTGAAttttcaaccaaaaaaaaaatctcatttttcGAATTTCCAAACAACTCTATTTTTTTAAAGTAATACTTGgaatatttgtaatatttttagcaaatacCAAAAATATACTTTGCAGTATAAAAatagtatatttatatttatattatttttatactatGTTATAATGTTTTCAGCAATACGAAAACATTATGATATAgtgtttttgttttaaaaaaattaggaaaACACTATATCATACTATAACATAATATTTCTatactatgttataatatttttgatattactaaaaatattataatataatatg
Protein-coding regions in this window:
- the LOC135675178 gene encoding uncharacterized protein LOC135675178 is translated as MEQSGDGEPSVRLHIVEQSMSASVKLADNYSSAFFEPQRETNDPPKSVDGDPDLSGLCRDSGDVGAPEKKLTLFALRLAILEKAASGLGTLGFIWATVVLLGGFAIALGKKDFWFITIILLIEGARIFSRSHELEWQHQATWSLTEAGRLSFRALKSSSRLLFRSLKLIFRPFSIHTTRIPSSVEMASDPTSKDPPPRTWHTSDVPLLPFSGWVFLTRNVSRVLYWLQLLAASACVSLSLMRLVDQDFGQLRPDDPDKKNRKAALDIFYSLALAEALLFLAEKAYWEWKVSYRLLLEEVNRECHFGDAGMVSIKRFFYDAYSKCVEGSIFDGLKMDLVTFAEELLGSSSRDEQLIGARILLKFSTSHRFADATLRKIGTSTPVIERLIEMLNWKNPAEEEIRRSAAVIVSKLAGKKQNALRVAGISGVMESISSLLYTGQSNSNSGPDEASHLCGAAAAAADHANYGFSVFNLLGLLILKKLAKDHDNCGKIGNTRGLLAKIIGFTSDGETLGRRESATESQVKAVKRSLQVVKMLASTTGQTGKLLRQEISEIVFTVSNIRGILQYGENHTVIQKLGIEILTSLAMDEEARERIGVTGGMIKELLRIFFMQQQNAVKVEAGEALAMLALDSKANCCRILKEMNVVGRLAEALHDPVLRINASRILRNLCKHAGHEYLFCLRGVTAAIGTVVKAITTAEVKLLEVSLGLAAQVLRFMDAEEFAMQMEQLGIREEEFAETLVRVLQRYHYPSVKVPRMRRFVIEIAMWMMNCDTKCIRVFSDLGMEKELESVSETTSELECFNVFSGSVGLSRHGTPLCSLVDAALELMATSSAAM
- the LOC135674642 gene encoding uncharacterized protein LOC135674642, with the translated sequence MVEFSLVASAALPPAILHPEHRGLCKAPKEFQNLLPLHGRKKDALRSGSVQFNAQHLEDLRRPMHLLLENNQSARISPMIESHVLINMQDSHPDSVLFSSGIAEKCMRNEKILEFLWSGSNIVEGEGLDVSLLSEVMGFHDMTIDMLPSPHVTVNGKSSVYEAEMDDSQHPLHIQRQIYAPEHKLGFVGNSSDTKYFTVHPNGTLLFACSATQMEYLIPTVPEFDLPKRTIIGSKQSLLVPFFTRRGHGRSQSHRQVASPTVAPLKSPDMKLKMLPKKKKNKRIGRERDLYQRNYFHACESLLSVILDKGGSTRVLSLKKSGAEISQLLTQFSAGIAGTGLAVIFSVVYKLACGRVPLCATRLLNTGFGFGLFWLSSAIIGLRDTIIYISKHSGKLNLKEEDITSKLRRSMNDILFRAATLVAVTVLRFA